A single region of the Leisingera thetidis genome encodes:
- the gap gene encoding type I glyceraldehyde-3-phosphate dehydrogenase, with amino-acid sequence MTIKVGINGFGRIGRCTLSHIAASGRDDIEVIKVNATGPLDTAAHLIKYDSVHGRFPGEVTIGDGTMNLGRGDMQMFSTYDMGELDWSGCDVVLECTGKFNDGEKAKAHLERGAKKVLLSAPGKNVDKTIVYGVNHDQLEATDTMISNGSCTTNCLAPLAKVLDEAFGIEHGIMTTIHAYTGDQPTLDRRHSDLYRARAAAMSMIPTSTGAAKALGEVLPNLKGRLDGSAIRVPTPNVSAVDLTFRAGRDVTAEQVNAAVKEAAEGPMKGVLGYEPAPLVSVDFNHSPESSIFAPDQTRVVDDRMVRVLAWYDNEWGFSVRMADVAVAMGNLG; translated from the coding sequence ATGACCATCAAAGTCGGGATCAACGGATTTGGCCGCATCGGCCGCTGCACCCTGTCGCACATCGCCGCCTCCGGCCGCGACGACATCGAAGTGATCAAGGTGAACGCCACCGGCCCGCTGGACACCGCAGCGCACCTGATCAAATACGACAGCGTGCATGGCCGTTTCCCCGGCGAAGTGACCATCGGCGACGGCACCATGAACCTGGGCCGCGGCGACATGCAGATGTTCTCCACCTACGACATGGGTGAGCTGGACTGGTCCGGCTGCGACGTGGTGCTGGAATGCACCGGCAAGTTCAACGACGGCGAGAAGGCCAAGGCGCATCTGGAGCGCGGCGCCAAGAAAGTGCTGCTGTCCGCACCCGGCAAGAACGTCGACAAGACCATTGTCTATGGCGTCAACCACGACCAGCTGGAAGCCACCGACACCATGATCTCCAACGGCTCCTGCACCACCAACTGCCTGGCGCCGCTGGCAAAGGTGCTGGACGAGGCCTTTGGCATCGAGCACGGCATCATGACCACCATCCACGCCTACACCGGCGACCAGCCGACCCTGGACCGCCGCCACAGCGACCTTTACCGCGCCCGCGCTGCCGCCATGTCGATGATCCCGACTTCGACCGGCGCCGCCAAGGCCCTGGGGGAAGTGCTGCCGAACCTGAAAGGCCGCCTGGACGGCTCCGCCATCCGCGTGCCGACCCCGAATGTCTCCGCCGTCGACCTGACCTTCCGCGCCGGCCGCGATGTAACCGCCGAGCAGGTCAACGCCGCCGTCAAGGAAGCCGCCGAAGGCCCGATGAAGGGCGTGCTGGGCTATGAGCCGGCGCCGCTGGTCTCGGTTGACTTCAACCACTCGCCGGAAAGCTCGATCTTTGCCCCCGACCAGACCCGCGTGGTCGACGACCGCATGGTGCGGGTGCTGGCCTGGTACGACAACGAATGGGGCTTCTCGGTGCGCATGGCCGACGTTGCGGTTGCCATGGGCAATCTGGGCTGA
- a CDS encoding Hint domain-containing protein translates to MATATELNINTSATATQMAEEIFGDGVTVVSASYSGDALSSGIYSGADTTTPGVAPADSGVILSTGYARDFTNSDGSTNTNVRSNTSTNTSGANNDADFNALAGAATRDASFLEIDFTPEGDVLTIDFVLSSEEYPEFINSQYNDVVGVWVNGVEAQVSIGNGTASIGNINGGETENIYVDNTGDQYNTEMDGFTITLTFVAPVNAGQVNTLKIGVADTADSSYDTNLLIAGGSVQTAVVAQDDQAEFAIGKTRVLDVLDNDSTTGGTLTVTHINGQEVFAGDTVTLATGQQITLNEDGTFTVVTDGDLETVYFNYTADNGLGNSDTGLVEITQTVPCFLRGTMIRVPGGEMPVENLRPGMTVLTYDNGPQTLQWTGSRRVACTPLTTPIRLARGSCGNHRDLYVSPQHRMLISGCQAELLFGEAEVLVKAKDLVNDKTIRPALEMEEAEYFHLLFGRHQILWADGALSESYQPGPETAAGFDSATLAEIRDLFPELCTATGRGYGNAARLALRSYEARVLAAA, encoded by the coding sequence ATGGCCACGGCGACGGAACTGAACATCAACACATCCGCCACCGCCACCCAGATGGCGGAGGAGATCTTTGGCGACGGCGTCACGGTTGTAAGCGCCAGCTACAGCGGCGACGCCCTGTCCTCCGGCATCTATTCCGGTGCCGACACAACAACCCCTGGTGTCGCCCCTGCGGATTCCGGCGTGATCCTGTCGACAGGATATGCCCGGGACTTCACCAACAGCGACGGCTCCACCAACACCAACGTCCGCAGCAACACCAGCACCAATACCTCCGGCGCCAACAACGACGCCGATTTCAACGCGCTGGCCGGTGCCGCGACCCGCGATGCCTCTTTCCTGGAAATAGATTTCACCCCCGAGGGCGATGTCCTGACCATCGACTTCGTGCTGTCCTCGGAGGAATACCCCGAGTTCATCAATTCCCAGTACAATGATGTGGTCGGCGTCTGGGTGAACGGGGTTGAGGCGCAGGTTTCCATCGGCAACGGCACCGCCTCGATCGGCAATATCAACGGCGGCGAAACCGAAAACATCTACGTCGACAATACCGGCGACCAGTACAACACCGAGATGGACGGGTTCACCATCACCCTGACGTTTGTTGCACCGGTGAACGCGGGCCAGGTCAACACCCTGAAGATCGGCGTCGCCGACACCGCCGACAGCAGCTATGACACCAACCTGCTGATCGCCGGCGGCTCGGTCCAGACCGCCGTGGTCGCCCAGGATGATCAGGCCGAATTCGCCATCGGCAAGACCCGGGTGCTGGACGTTCTGGACAACGACAGCACCACAGGCGGCACCCTGACCGTCACCCATATCAACGGCCAGGAGGTCTTTGCCGGCGACACGGTCACCCTCGCCACCGGCCAGCAGATCACCCTGAACGAAGACGGCACCTTCACCGTGGTCACCGACGGCGACCTGGAAACTGTCTATTTCAACTACACCGCGGACAATGGCCTTGGAAACTCCGACACCGGCCTTGTCGAAATCACCCAGACAGTGCCCTGTTTCCTGCGCGGCACGATGATCCGGGTGCCGGGCGGCGAAATGCCGGTCGAGAACCTGCGCCCCGGCATGACGGTCCTGACCTATGACAACGGCCCCCAGACCCTGCAGTGGACCGGCAGCCGCCGCGTCGCCTGCACCCCCCTGACAACCCCCATCCGGCTTGCCAGGGGCAGCTGCGGCAATCACCGCGATCTCTATGTCTCGCCGCAGCACCGGATGCTGATCTCCGGCTGCCAGGCCGAGCTGCTGTTCGGCGAGGCGGAGGTGCTGGTCAAGGCCAAGGATCTGGTCAACGACAAAACCATCCGCCCGGCGCTCGAGATGGAGGAGGCGGAATACTTCCACCTGCTGTTCGGGCGCCACCAGATCCTCTGGGCGGACGGCGCGCTGAGCGAAAGCTACCAGCCGGGCCCGGAAACCGCTGCAGGTTTTGATTCTGCCACACTGGCGGAAATCCGCGACCTGTTTCCGGAACTCTGCACCGCGACCGGCCGCGGTTACGGAAATGCCGCAAGGCTGGCTCTGCGCAGCTATGAAGCGCGGGTTCTTGCCGCCGCGTAA
- a CDS encoding CBS domain-containing protein encodes MLVQVILKSKATNGVVTIKPDASVSEAAKLLAANKFGSVVVSADGEKPDGILSERDIVRELAATGSGCLSKPVGDYMTRKLVTCTSQSNVGEVLKQMTDGRFRHMPVVEGEKLVGIVTLGDVVKAQLAQVAMEKDALQDMIMGH; translated from the coding sequence GTGCTCGTTCAGGTCATTTTGAAGTCCAAGGCCACCAACGGCGTGGTCACGATCAAGCCGGATGCCAGCGTATCTGAAGCTGCCAAGCTTTTGGCCGCGAACAAATTCGGCTCCGTTGTCGTTTCGGCGGATGGAGAAAAGCCCGACGGTATCCTGTCGGAGCGGGACATCGTGCGGGAACTTGCCGCCACCGGGTCAGGCTGCCTGAGCAAGCCGGTCGGCGACTATATGACGCGCAAGCTGGTGACCTGCACCAGCCAGTCGAATGTCGGCGAGGTTCTGAAGCAGATGACGGACGGGCGTTTCCGCCACATGCCGGTTGTCGAGGGTGAAAAACTTGTGGGAATTGTGACACTTGGCGATGTCGTCAAGGCGCAGCTGGCACAGGTGGCGATGGAGAAGGATGCCCTGCAGGACATGATCATGGGGCACTGA
- a CDS encoding L,D-transpeptidase has product MTKLRITRRAVLTGAGATLAVPSLLRAQSTDAFPQDEPAIREEVPVQRNVSAFAQQNWQDHFDTLGSGCLLADISSRALHYWGPDGETYRLFPSSVPMTEDLTKRGYTKVVRKRENPSWTPTASMRERDPTLPVRIEGGVEGNPLGTRAMYLDWPAYLVHGTHDTRKIGRQSSSGCIGLYNQHVEELYEMVEVGTQVRLM; this is encoded by the coding sequence ATGACCAAACTCCGCATCACCCGCCGTGCCGTCCTGACCGGGGCCGGCGCAACCCTGGCCGTCCCGTCCCTTCTGCGCGCACAGTCCACCGACGCCTTTCCGCAGGATGAACCGGCAATCCGCGAAGAAGTGCCGGTCCAGCGCAATGTGTCCGCCTTTGCCCAGCAGAACTGGCAGGACCATTTCGACACGCTGGGCTCCGGCTGCCTGCTGGCCGACATCAGCTCCCGCGCGCTGCATTACTGGGGGCCGGACGGCGAAACCTACCGGCTGTTCCCTTCCTCGGTGCCGATGACCGAAGATCTGACCAAGCGCGGCTACACCAAGGTTGTGCGCAAGCGCGAGAACCCAAGCTGGACCCCCACCGCATCGATGCGCGAGCGCGATCCGACGCTGCCGGTCCGCATCGAAGGCGGCGTCGAAGGCAACCCTCTGGGCACCCGGGCCATGTATCTGGACTGGCCGGCCTATCTGGTGCACGGCACCCATGACACCCGCAAGATCGGGCGGCAGAGCTCGTCGGGGTGCATCGGCCTCTACAACCAGCACGTTGAAGAGCTCTATGAGATGGTCGAAGTGGGCACCCAGGTCCGGCTGATGTAA
- a CDS encoding acyl-CoA dehydrogenase family protein, which yields MDFALTEEQTAIFDMAHAFGQEHIAPHSRQWEKDGTIPKSLWPKLAELGFGGLYVSEEYGGSGLSRLDATLVFEALAMADPAVGSFLSIHNMCGGMIDKFGSEETKQKWLPALCTMERIFSYCLTEPGSGSDAAALKTRAERSNDGYTLNGTKAFISGGSYSDAYVVMCRTGEDGPKGISTVVVEDGAKGLSFGALEDKMGWKAQPTSQVQFDDCRIPADNLIGEEGKGFTYAMAGLDGGRLNISAGALGGAQTALDQTVQYMSERKAFGKSINQFQALQFRLAEYETKLQAARTFLRQAAWKLDTGAPDAGKFCAMAKLLVTDTAFDVANGCLQLHGGYGYLADYGVEKIVRDLRVHQILEGTNEIMRLIVSRQMIAG from the coding sequence ATGGATTTCGCACTGACTGAGGAACAGACGGCCATTTTCGACATGGCCCATGCCTTTGGGCAGGAACACATCGCGCCGCATTCCCGCCAATGGGAAAAGGACGGCACGATCCCCAAATCCCTCTGGCCCAAGCTGGCCGAGCTGGGTTTCGGGGGGCTTTACGTCTCCGAGGAATACGGCGGCTCGGGCCTCAGCCGCCTGGATGCCACCCTGGTGTTCGAAGCGCTGGCGATGGCCGACCCCGCGGTCGGTTCGTTCCTGTCGATCCACAACATGTGCGGCGGCATGATCGACAAGTTCGGCTCGGAAGAGACCAAGCAGAAATGGCTGCCCGCACTCTGCACGATGGAGAGGATCTTCTCCTACTGCCTGACCGAACCGGGCTCCGGCTCCGACGCGGCGGCATTGAAGACCCGCGCCGAGCGCAGCAATGACGGCTACACGCTGAACGGCACCAAGGCGTTCATCTCCGGCGGCTCCTATTCCGATGCCTATGTCGTGATGTGCCGCACCGGCGAGGACGGCCCCAAGGGGATCTCCACCGTGGTGGTCGAGGACGGCGCCAAAGGCCTGTCTTTCGGCGCGCTGGAGGACAAGATGGGCTGGAAGGCACAGCCCACCTCGCAGGTGCAGTTCGACGACTGCAGGATCCCGGCAGACAACCTGATCGGCGAGGAAGGCAAGGGCTTCACTTACGCGATGGCGGGCCTCGACGGCGGCCGCCTCAACATCTCGGCCGGCGCGCTGGGCGGGGCCCAGACGGCACTGGACCAGACCGTGCAATACATGTCCGAGCGCAAGGCCTTCGGCAAGTCGATCAACCAGTTCCAGGCGCTGCAGTTCCGGCTGGCGGAGTATGAGACCAAGCTGCAGGCCGCCCGCACCTTCCTGCGCCAGGCGGCGTGGAAGCTGGACACCGGCGCCCCTGACGCCGGCAAGTTCTGCGCCATGGCCAAGCTGCTGGTGACCGACACCGCCTTTGATGTCGCCAACGGCTGCCTGCAGCTGCACGGCGGCTACGGCTACCTGGCCGATTACGGGGTGGAAAAGATCGTCCGCGACCTGCGCGTGCACCAGATCCTCGAAGGCACCAACGAGATCATGCGCCTGATCGTCTCGCGCCAGATGATTGCGGGCTAA
- the coaD gene encoding pantetheine-phosphate adenylyltransferase, which translates to MRVGLYPGTFDPITLGHIDIIRRASALVDKLVIGVAINRDKGPLFNLEERVEMIEAECAKLSAETGTEIIAHPFENLLIDCARDVGAQIIVRGLRAVADFEYEFQMVGMNRALDSSIETVFLMAEARHQAIASKLVKEIARLDGDVSKFVTPLVKDRLLGRLGKAG; encoded by the coding sequence ATGCGTGTGGGTCTGTATCCAGGCACTTTCGACCCGATAACCCTCGGGCATATCGACATCATCCGCCGCGCCAGCGCGCTGGTGGACAAGCTGGTCATCGGCGTGGCGATCAACCGTGACAAGGGGCCGCTGTTCAACCTGGAAGAGCGGGTGGAGATGATCGAGGCCGAATGCGCCAAGCTCAGCGCCGAGACCGGCACCGAGATCATCGCGCATCCGTTCGAGAACCTGCTGATCGATTGCGCCCGCGATGTCGGCGCCCAGATCATCGTGCGCGGCCTGCGCGCGGTTGCCGATTTCGAGTATGAGTTTCAGATGGTCGGCATGAACCGGGCGCTCGACAGTTCGATCGAGACCGTCTTCCTGATGGCCGAGGCGCGGCATCAGGCCATTGCCTCGAAACTGGTCAAGGAAATTGCCCGGTTGGACGGCGATGTCTCGAAATTCGTCACCCCGCTGGTCAAGGACAGGCTTCTGGGGCGGCTGGGCAAGGCCGGCTGA
- a CDS encoding LysR family transcriptional regulator — translation MDPQWDDMKVFLAVAREASLSGAGRILKMDPATVGRRIARFEAALETPLFVKSPQGYALSAAGDRLLVHAEAAEQAMRAGTEALSGPSDTMSGQIRIGAPDGSANYILPQVCVQIAEENPDLDIQIVALPRVINLSRREADMAVTVSAPTAGKLLVQKICDYNLHLVASRHYLKEHPPITGLEDLKGHKMIGYIPDMIFDKELDYLNDIGIERVALASNSVSVQIKMAAQGTGLCVAHDFSLPAHRMLRKILTDKVSLTRSFHLVRHQGDQRSERLNRFAQALSRGIRDEVARLEALT, via the coding sequence ATGGATCCGCAGTGGGATGATATGAAAGTGTTTTTGGCGGTGGCGCGGGAGGCGAGCCTGTCGGGGGCGGGCCGCATCCTGAAGATGGACCCGGCCACTGTGGGCCGCAGGATCGCCCGGTTCGAGGCCGCATTGGAAACCCCGCTGTTCGTGAAATCCCCGCAGGGCTATGCGCTGAGCGCGGCCGGCGACCGGTTGCTGGTCCATGCCGAAGCGGCCGAACAGGCCATGCGCGCCGGCACCGAAGCCCTGAGCGGGCCGAGCGATACGATGTCGGGACAGATCCGCATCGGCGCCCCGGACGGCAGCGCCAATTACATCCTGCCGCAGGTCTGCGTGCAGATCGCCGAGGAGAACCCGGATCTGGATATTCAGATCGTCGCGCTGCCGCGGGTGATCAACCTCAGCCGCCGTGAAGCGGATATGGCCGTCACGGTCAGCGCGCCCACGGCGGGCAAGCTGCTGGTGCAGAAGATCTGCGACTACAACCTGCATCTGGTGGCTTCGCGCCATTACCTGAAGGAGCACCCGCCGATCACCGGGCTGGAGGACCTGAAGGGCCACAAGATGATCGGCTATATCCCGGACATGATCTTTGACAAGGAACTGGATTACCTCAACGACATCGGCATCGAGCGGGTGGCGCTGGCCTCCAATTCGGTGTCGGTGCAGATCAAGATGGCGGCGCAGGGCACCGGGCTGTGCGTGGCGCATGACTTCAGCCTGCCGGCCCACCGGATGCTGCGCAAGATCCTGACCGACAAGGTGAGTCTGACCCGCAGTTTCCACCTGGTGCGCCATCAGGGCGACCAGCGCAGCGAGCGGCTGAACCGCTTTGCCCAGGCGCTGTCCAGGGGCATCCGCGACGAGGTGGCCCGGCTGGAAGCCTTGACTTAA
- a CDS encoding enoyl-CoA hydratase/isomerase family protein — translation MSDIDIRKAGHAGRITLTRPKALNAMSYDMCMAIDAAMRGWAEDDSVRLVVIDAEGDKAFCAGGDIAELYDTGTKGDYSYGRTFWRDEYRLNACIFEYKKPVISFLQGFTMGGGVGIGCHGTHRVVGESSQIAMPEVGIGLVPDVGGSLMLALAPDHLGEYLGMTAARMGADDAILAGFADYFVPQDKWPALISALEESGRAALVEDAAEPAPEGKLRGLRQETATHFAQDSLEAILASLQAADNEFAQGALKSLNRNSPLSMACTLEMLHRLRADGPAIRRALDLEYRFTYRAMEKGDFLEGIRAQIIDKDRNPQWHHAGRDVPAAAVKEMLAPLGAAALTFEEELS, via the coding sequence GTGAGCGACATTGACATCCGCAAGGCAGGCCATGCCGGCCGCATCACCCTGACCCGCCCCAAGGCGCTCAATGCGATGAGCTATGACATGTGCATGGCCATCGACGCCGCCATGCGCGGCTGGGCAGAGGATGACAGCGTCAGGCTGGTGGTGATCGACGCCGAGGGCGACAAGGCCTTCTGCGCCGGCGGCGACATCGCCGAGCTTTATGACACCGGCACCAAAGGCGACTACAGCTATGGCCGCACCTTCTGGCGCGATGAGTACCGGCTGAACGCCTGTATCTTCGAGTACAAGAAGCCGGTGATCAGCTTTCTGCAGGGGTTCACCATGGGCGGCGGCGTCGGCATCGGCTGCCACGGCACCCACCGGGTGGTCGGCGAAAGCAGCCAGATTGCCATGCCCGAGGTCGGCATCGGCCTGGTGCCGGACGTGGGCGGCTCGCTGATGCTGGCGCTGGCGCCGGACCATCTGGGCGAATACCTCGGCATGACCGCCGCGCGGATGGGCGCGGATGATGCGATCCTCGCCGGCTTTGCCGATTATTTCGTGCCGCAGGACAAGTGGCCCGCCCTGATCTCGGCACTGGAGGAAAGCGGCCGCGCGGCCCTTGTGGAAGACGCCGCCGAACCGGCCCCCGAAGGCAAGCTGCGCGGTCTGCGCCAGGAGACGGCCACACACTTCGCCCAGGACAGCCTGGAGGCAATCCTGGCAAGCCTGCAGGCAGCGGACAATGAATTCGCCCAAGGCGCGCTGAAGTCCCTGAACCGGAATTCGCCGCTGTCGATGGCCTGCACGCTGGAGATGCTGCACCGCCTGCGTGCCGACGGTCCGGCCATCCGCCGCGCGCTGGATCTGGAATACCGCTTTACTTACCGCGCGATGGAAAAGGGCGATTTCCTGGAAGGCATCCGCGCCCAGATCATCGACAAGGACCGCAATCCGCAGTGGCACCATGCCGGCCGGGATGTCCCCGCGGCAGCGGTCAAGGAGATGCTGGCGCCGCTCGGCGCGGCAGCGCTGACATTTGAGGAGGAACTGTCATGA
- a CDS encoding fatty acid desaturase, whose translation MSNSPEPIQPQATAKTARDWVKLLAHYREPDHLRSVFELAVTVVPFVLLWALAWWSLSVSYWLTLAVSVLIAAFLLRLFTIQHDCGHGSFFKNRHVSDWTGRIIGVLTLTPYDVWRRTHSIHHSTHGNLDKRGMGDIHTLTVAEYRALGRWDQLMYRIYRHPVTLFVLGPGYLFFLQNRIPYGLMNQMRYWISAMGTNAVIFAALAVIWYFGGLMPLLLIFLPATLIAATAGLWLFYVQHQFETTQWEQEEDWQLHDAALHGSSHYVLPPVLQWLSANIGIHHVHHLYSRIPFYRLTEVLRDHTELAEGNRMTIRESLANARLHLWDEDSKRLLSFAQARSLYS comes from the coding sequence ATGAGCAACTCCCCCGAACCAATTCAGCCGCAGGCAACTGCAAAGACCGCGCGTGACTGGGTCAAGCTTCTGGCCCATTACCGGGAACCCGACCATTTGCGCAGCGTGTTTGAATTGGCGGTAACGGTGGTGCCTTTTGTGCTTCTGTGGGCACTGGCCTGGTGGTCGCTGTCGGTCAGCTACTGGCTGACGCTGGCGGTTTCCGTCCTCATCGCGGCTTTTCTGCTGCGCCTGTTCACCATCCAGCATGATTGCGGGCACGGGTCTTTCTTCAAGAACCGCCATGTCAGCGACTGGACCGGGCGCATCATCGGGGTGCTGACCCTGACGCCGTATGATGTCTGGCGCCGCACCCATTCAATCCACCACAGCACCCACGGCAACCTGGACAAGCGCGGCATGGGCGACATCCACACCCTGACCGTGGCCGAATACCGGGCGCTGGGGCGCTGGGATCAGCTGATGTACCGGATCTACCGCCACCCGGTCACGCTGTTCGTTCTCGGCCCCGGCTACCTTTTCTTTCTGCAGAACCGCATTCCCTACGGGCTGATGAACCAGATGCGCTACTGGATCAGCGCCATGGGAACAAATGCGGTGATCTTCGCGGCGCTGGCGGTGATCTGGTATTTCGGCGGGCTGATGCCGCTGCTGCTGATCTTTCTGCCCGCAACGCTGATCGCTGCAACCGCCGGTCTGTGGCTGTTCTATGTGCAGCACCAGTTTGAAACCACCCAGTGGGAGCAGGAAGAAGACTGGCAGCTGCATGACGCCGCCTTGCACGGCAGCTCCCACTATGTACTGCCGCCGGTTCTGCAATGGCTGAGCGCAAACATCGGCATCCACCATGTGCACCACCTCTACAGCCGGATCCCGTTCTACCGGCTGACCGAAGTCCTGCGCGATCACACCGAACTGGCAGAAGGCAACCGGATGACCATCCGCGAAAGCCTGGCCAATGCGCGGCTGCACCTGTGGGATGAAGACAGCAAGCGCCTGCTGTCCTTTGCCCAGGCCCGCAGCCTGTACAGCTGA
- a CDS encoding CoA-acylating methylmalonate-semialdehyde dehydrogenase, translating into MKELGHFINGKLVSGTSGRFDDVFNPATGEVQYLCPMASAAETTEIIEKAAAAQPAWGATNPQKRARVMMAMVGLMNRDMDKLAEALSREHGKTIPDAKGDLQRGLEVIEYCVGAPQMLKGEFTDSAGPGIDMYSMRQPLGVVGSIMPFNFPAMMPLWHVGPALACGNAVVLKPSERDPSVPLMLAELFVEAGLPEGVFQVVNGDREAVDTILDSEIIQGVSFVGSTPIAQYIYSRATANGKRAQCFGGAKNHMIIMPDADLDQAADALVGAGFGAAGERCMAISVAVPVGEETADKLIEKLIPRIETLKVGPYTAGDDVDLGPVVTAASKERILGLIQSGVDQGAKLVVDNRDFKLQGYEDGFFVGAHLFDHVTPDMDIYKQEIFGPVLSTVRAGTYEEALKLAMDHEYGNGTAIFTRDGDTARDFASRVNIGMVGINVPIPVPLAYHTFGGWKKSMFGDLNQHGPDSFKFYTRTKTVTSRWPSGIKEGGEFNFKAMD; encoded by the coding sequence ATGAAAGAACTCGGTCACTTTATCAACGGCAAACTCGTTTCCGGCACCTCGGGCCGCTTTGACGATGTCTTCAACCCCGCAACCGGCGAAGTGCAGTACCTGTGCCCGATGGCCAGCGCTGCTGAAACCACAGAGATCATCGAAAAGGCCGCCGCCGCGCAGCCGGCCTGGGGCGCCACCAACCCGCAGAAACGCGCCCGCGTGATGATGGCCATGGTCGGCCTGATGAACCGCGACATGGACAAGCTGGCCGAAGCGCTGAGCCGCGAGCACGGCAAGACCATCCCGGACGCCAAGGGCGACCTGCAGCGCGGCCTGGAAGTGATCGAATACTGCGTCGGCGCGCCACAGATGCTGAAGGGTGAATTCACTGACAGCGCAGGCCCCGGCATCGACATGTACTCCATGCGCCAGCCGCTGGGTGTTGTCGGCTCGATCATGCCGTTCAACTTCCCCGCCATGATGCCGCTGTGGCACGTCGGCCCGGCGCTGGCCTGCGGCAACGCCGTGGTGCTGAAGCCGTCCGAACGCGACCCCTCCGTGCCGCTGATGCTGGCGGAGCTGTTTGTCGAGGCCGGCCTGCCCGAAGGCGTGTTCCAGGTGGTGAACGGCGACCGCGAGGCGGTTGACACCATTCTGGACAGCGAGATCATCCAGGGCGTGTCCTTCGTCGGCTCCACCCCGATCGCGCAGTACATCTACTCGCGCGCCACCGCCAACGGCAAGCGCGCCCAGTGCTTCGGCGGCGCCAAGAACCACATGATCATCATGCCCGACGCCGATCTGGACCAGGCTGCGGACGCGCTGGTGGGTGCCGGCTTCGGCGCGGCCGGCGAACGCTGCATGGCGATCTCGGTTGCGGTGCCGGTGGGCGAGGAAACCGCCGACAAGCTGATCGAAAAGCTGATCCCGCGCATCGAAACCCTGAAGGTCGGCCCCTACACCGCCGGCGACGACGTGGATCTGGGCCCGGTCGTGACCGCGGCATCCAAAGAGCGGATCCTGGGCCTGATCCAGTCCGGCGTCGATCAGGGCGCCAAGCTGGTGGTCGACAACCGCGACTTCAAACTGCAGGGATACGAGGACGGCTTCTTTGTCGGCGCGCATCTGTTCGACCATGTCACCCCCGACATGGACATCTACAAGCAGGAGATCTTCGGCCCGGTGCTTTCCACTGTCCGTGCAGGCACTTACGAGGAAGCCTTGAAGCTGGCGATGGATCACGAATACGGCAACGGCACCGCGATCTTCACCCGTGACGGCGACACCGCCCGCGATTTCGCCAGCCGGGTGAACATCGGCATGGTGGGCATCAACGTGCCGATTCCGGTGCCGCTGGCCTATCACACTTTCGGCGGCTGGAAGAAGTCGATGTTCGGCGACCTGAACCAGCACGGCCCCGACAGCTTCAAATTCTACACCCGCACCAAGACCGTGACCTCCCGCTGGCCCTCGGGCATCAAGGAAGGCGGCGAGTTCAACTTCAAAGCGATGGACTGA
- the mmsB gene encoding 3-hydroxyisobutyrate dehydrogenase, translated as MKIGFIGLGNMGGPMAANLAKAGHEVTGFDMADVSIEGVTMAASGPDAAAGADAVITMLPNGAILRLVAAEIIPAMTKGAAFIDCSTVDVESARAVAAQASDADLLSVDAPVSGGIGGAAGGTLTFMAGGSPAAFAAAEPLFDIMGQKAVHCGEAGAGQAAKICNNMILGVTMIATCEAFALADKLGLDRQKMFDVVSTSSGYSWSMNAYCPAPGVGPQSPADNSYRPGFAAELMLKDLGLSQQAAISADADTPMGELAMALYKTFVEDEGGKGMDFSAMLPRFEKRHRKG; from the coding sequence ATGAAGATCGGATTTATCGGGCTGGGCAACATGGGCGGGCCGATGGCCGCCAACCTGGCCAAGGCGGGCCATGAGGTCACCGGCTTTGACATGGCCGACGTCAGCATCGAAGGCGTCACCATGGCCGCTTCCGGCCCTGACGCCGCCGCGGGCGCCGATGCGGTGATCACCATGCTGCCCAACGGCGCCATCCTGCGCCTTGTTGCCGCCGAAATCATCCCGGCGATGACCAAGGGGGCCGCTTTCATCGACTGCTCCACCGTCGATGTGGAGTCCGCCCGTGCGGTGGCCGCACAGGCCTCGGATGCGGACCTGCTGTCCGTGGACGCGCCGGTCTCCGGCGGCATCGGCGGCGCCGCCGGCGGCACGCTGACCTTCATGGCCGGCGGTTCGCCCGCAGCGTTTGCCGCGGCGGAGCCATTGTTCGATATCATGGGCCAGAAAGCGGTGCACTGCGGCGAGGCCGGCGCGGGCCAGGCCGCCAAGATCTGCAACAACATGATCCTTGGCGTCACCATGATCGCCACCTGCGAGGCTTTTGCGCTGGCCGACAAGCTGGGCCTGGACCGCCAGAAAATGTTCGATGTGGTCTCGACCTCCTCCGGCTACAGCTGGAGCATGAACGCCTATTGCCCGGCTCCCGGCGTCGGCCCGCAGTCGCCCGCCGACAACAGCTACCGGCCCGGATTTGCCGCCGAGCTGATGCTCAAGGACCTCGGCCTCAGCCAGCAGGCCGCGATCAGCGCCGATGCCGACACCCCGATGGGCGAACTGGCGATGGCGCTCTACAAGACGTTTGTCGAGGACGAAGGCGGCAAGGGCATGGACTTCTCGGCCATGCTGCCCCGGTTCGAGAAGCGCCACCGCAAGGGCTGA